A genomic window from Flavobacterium hankyongi includes:
- a CDS encoding phosphoglycerate kinase encodes MKTINDFNFHNKKAIIRVDFNVPLDENYNVTDATRIEAAKPTIDKILNEGGSVILMSHLGRPKGKQEEFSLQHIVDTTAQILQVPVTFASDCIGHVAENAAHHLKQGEVLLLENLRFYNEEEAGDVEFSKKLASLGDIYVNDAFGTAHRAHASTTIIAQFFPENKCFGLLLAKEIESLNKVLNNSVKPVTAVLGGSKVSSKITVIENVLDKIDHMIIGGGMTFTFIKALGGKIGNSLCEDDKLELALDILNKAKAKGVQIHLPVDVIAANKFANDAETQVIDVNSIPDGWQGLDVGPKSLELIKNVILDSKTILWNGPLGVFEIDSFSNGTIELGNFIAEATQNGAFSLVGGGDSVAAVKQFGFEPKMSYVSTGGGAMLEMLEGKTLPGIAAILS; translated from the coding sequence ATGAAAACAATTAACGATTTCAATTTTCACAATAAAAAAGCAATAATCCGTGTTGATTTTAATGTTCCATTAGATGAAAACTATAACGTTACTGATGCAACACGTATTGAAGCTGCTAAACCTACTATCGATAAAATTCTTAACGAAGGAGGCAGCGTGATTTTGATGTCGCATCTAGGTAGGCCAAAAGGGAAACAAGAGGAATTTTCCTTACAACATATTGTTGATACTACAGCGCAAATTTTACAGGTGCCAGTAACTTTTGCTTCAGATTGTATTGGACACGTTGCTGAAAATGCAGCTCATCATTTAAAACAAGGAGAAGTTTTGCTTTTAGAAAATCTTAGATTTTATAATGAAGAAGAAGCTGGTGATGTTGAGTTTTCTAAAAAGCTAGCTTCACTAGGTGATATTTATGTTAACGATGCCTTTGGTACAGCACATAGAGCTCACGCATCAACTACAATAATTGCTCAGTTTTTTCCTGAAAATAAATGTTTCGGATTATTATTAGCAAAAGAAATTGAAAGTCTTAACAAGGTTTTAAACAACAGTGTTAAGCCAGTCACTGCAGTTTTAGGAGGTAGTAAAGTGTCTTCTAAAATTACAGTTATCGAAAATGTTTTAGATAAAATTGACCACATGATTATTGGTGGAGGTATGACTTTTACTTTTATCAAAGCATTGGGTGGGAAAATCGGTAACTCATTATGTGAAGATGACAAACTTGAGCTTGCACTTGATATACTTAATAAAGCTAAAGCCAAAGGAGTTCAAATTCATTTACCCGTCGATGTTATTGCTGCCAATAAGTTTGCAAATGATGCAGAGACTCAAGTGATTGATGTTAATTCAATTCCTGATGGATGGCAAGGACTTGATGTGGGACCAAAATCTTTGGAATTAATTAAAAATGTTATTTTAGATTCTAAAACAATTCTTTGGAATGGACCTTTGGGTGTTTTCGAAATAGATTCTTTCTCTAATGGAACTATCGAATTAGGTAATTTCATTGCAGAAGCAACTCAAAACGGTGCTTTTTCATTAGTTGGAGGAGGTGATAGCGTAGCAGCAGTAAAACAGTTTGGTTTTGAACCAAAAATGAGTTACGTTTCTACTGGCGGTGGTGCAATGCTTGAAATGTTGGAAGGAAAAACACTACCTGGAATCGCTGCCATATTAAGTTAA
- a CDS encoding PorP/SprF family type IX secretion system membrane protein — MILAPNNILRKGKLLAALTLLTASNLFAQEFNVPVATQYLADNPFVLSPTYAGIGDNIRIRVNGFSQWVGIKDAPQNQAIYADFRVFEQSGLGISLYNDKNGYTRQTGGKLTFAHHIILDYPSRQYLSFGLSYNLNNFRIETDKIKTFDSKILNDRYTANDNFDVGLLYRNKEFWVNFNASNLLNKDIKNYFKEEPNLLRFYQVYTGYTYKSYRDSKLEIEPSAYFQHFESDGRSFLDLNAKFRYLDNQRTGYFWLGATYRMLIDQPFKPLTVGPMVGLKKGGFYAGYAYQITTNELSSYNSGTHMITLGWDFFQGLSNCPCTQSSLAVD, encoded by the coding sequence ATGATATTAGCTCCAAATAATATTTTAAGAAAAGGAAAACTGTTAGCAGCATTGACGCTGCTAACAGCTTCCAATTTATTTGCTCAGGAATTTAATGTACCAGTAGCAACGCAATATCTTGCTGATAACCCTTTTGTTTTATCGCCTACCTATGCAGGTATAGGAGATAATATTCGTATACGTGTAAATGGTTTTTCGCAATGGGTAGGAATTAAAGATGCTCCCCAAAACCAAGCTATTTATGCTGATTTTAGAGTTTTTGAACAATCTGGTTTAGGGATATCTTTGTATAATGATAAAAATGGATACACAAGACAAACAGGTGGTAAATTAACCTTTGCGCATCACATTATTTTAGATTATCCATCACGTCAATATTTATCTTTTGGTTTATCATATAATTTAAATAATTTTAGAATAGAAACTGATAAAATTAAAACTTTTGACAGTAAAATTCTTAACGACAGATATACTGCAAATGATAACTTTGACGTTGGTTTACTATACCGTAATAAAGAATTTTGGGTTAATTTCAACGCAAGTAACTTATTAAATAAGGATATTAAAAACTATTTTAAAGAAGAGCCAAATTTGTTGCGTTTTTATCAAGTATATACAGGTTATACATATAAAAGCTACCGTGACAGTAAATTAGAAATTGAACCGTCGGCTTATTTTCAACATTTCGAAAGTGATGGACGTTCATTCTTGGATTTAAATGCTAAATTCAGATATCTAGATAATCAACGAACTGGCTATTTCTGGTTAGGTGCAACGTATCGTATGCTAATTGACCAACCTTTTAAACCTTTGACTGTTGGTCCAATGGTTGGACTTAAAAAAGGTGGTTTTTATGCTGGATATGCTTATCAAATCACAACAAATGAATTGTCTAGTTACAATTCTGGGACGCACATGATTACTCTAGGGTGGGACTTCTTCCAAGGATTAAGTAATTGTCCATGTACGCAATCTTCTCTTGCAGTAGATTAA
- a CDS encoding S41 family peptidase: MLATIKKRYILPVLAGGFLFVGVSFKEDFFEIAKQIEIFTTLFKTVNMNYVDQTNPADLMDKAIKTMLVELDPYTVYFNEQDVAKFKINNTGEYTGIGALVSRKEGKLIIREPYKNYPADKAGLKAGDEIIQIGDVNLTDFKEDASQLLKGSKNTKIDIKYKRNGQVNSAQIVLEEVDIKAVPFFGKTDDKTGYIVLSQFSAKASSETKDALEKLKDQGATRIILDLRGNPGGLLGEAVNICNLFVPNGETIVTTKSKIQKHNNTYKTTRQPIDTQIPLAILVDGKSASASEIVAGALQDLDRAVIIGSRSFGKGLVQRPLDLTYGTQLKVTISRYYTPSGRCIQALDYSKRDASGKAIRTEAKNYNAFKTKKGRTVYDGGGIQPDIELSETKTNVIVDALQRNDAFFDYATQYVQKNNALKEITDADYIQFKAFLKAKNFTFDTKSELLLKDVLSEAKKENIDASIKLQYDALASAIQKAEESQLDKYKAEIMKLLKAEIITRYNYREGLYDYYLKNDIEIKKATSLLNNQPEYNKILLQ; encoded by the coding sequence ATGTTGGCTACAATCAAAAAGAGGTATATTCTTCCTGTGCTTGCAGGTGGTTTTTTATTTGTGGGAGTAAGTTTCAAAGAGGATTTTTTTGAAATTGCCAAACAAATTGAAATTTTTACAACACTTTTCAAAACGGTGAACATGAACTATGTTGATCAAACCAATCCAGCCGATTTAATGGATAAAGCAATTAAAACAATGCTGGTTGAACTTGATCCGTACACTGTTTATTTTAATGAACAAGATGTTGCTAAATTCAAAATTAACAACACTGGAGAATACACCGGGATTGGCGCTTTGGTATCGCGTAAAGAAGGAAAGTTAATCATTCGTGAGCCTTACAAAAACTATCCTGCAGACAAAGCGGGCTTAAAAGCAGGTGATGAAATTATTCAGATAGGTGATGTAAATCTAACCGATTTTAAAGAAGATGCTTCTCAGTTATTAAAAGGAAGTAAAAACACTAAAATTGATATTAAATACAAACGAAACGGTCAGGTAAATTCTGCACAAATTGTTTTAGAAGAAGTAGATATTAAAGCTGTTCCATTTTTTGGTAAAACCGATGACAAAACGGGTTATATTGTACTTTCTCAGTTTAGTGCCAAAGCCTCATCAGAAACCAAAGATGCTTTAGAAAAACTGAAAGATCAAGGCGCAACAAGAATTATCCTTGACCTACGAGGAAACCCTGGAGGTTTATTGGGCGAAGCTGTAAATATTTGCAATTTATTTGTTCCTAACGGAGAAACTATTGTTACCACAAAATCTAAAATTCAAAAGCATAACAACACTTACAAAACAACTCGACAACCAATAGACACACAAATTCCTTTGGCTATTTTAGTTGATGGAAAAAGTGCTTCGGCAAGTGAAATTGTGGCTGGTGCTCTACAGGATTTAGACAGAGCTGTAATTATTGGAAGCAGAAGTTTTGGTAAAGGATTAGTACAAAGACCACTTGACTTGACGTACGGAACGCAACTTAAGGTTACTATTTCTAGATACTACACTCCTTCTGGCAGATGTATTCAGGCGTTAGATTATTCTAAAAGAGATGCTTCGGGCAAAGCAATACGTACTGAAGCCAAAAACTATAATGCCTTTAAAACCAAAAAAGGAAGAACGGTTTATGATGGAGGAGGAATCCAACCTGACATCGAACTTTCGGAAACAAAAACAAATGTTATTGTTGATGCCTTACAGCGTAACGATGCATTCTTTGACTATGCAACGCAATATGTTCAAAAAAACAATGCATTAAAAGAAATTACAGATGCAGATTATATTCAGTTTAAAGCCTTTTTAAAAGCTAAAAACTTCACTTTTGACACCAAGTCTGAATTGCTATTAAAAGATGTTTTATCGGAAGCAAAAAAGGAGAATATTGATGCTTCTATAAAATTGCAATACGATGCTTTGGCTTCGGCTATTCAAAAAGCAGAAGAATCACAATTAGACAAATACAAAGCTGAGATAATGAAATTGCTTAAAGCAGAAATCATTACACGCTACAACTACCGTGAAGGGTTGTATGATTATTATCTTAAAAATGATATTGAGATTAAAAAAGCAACTTCACTACTTAATAATCAGCCGGAATATAATAAAATATTGTTACAGTAA
- a CDS encoding LysM peptidoglycan-binding domain-containing protein — MIKKIFYLALLSTLPALSVTAQDNFQSENNAVKPVLKLSYLDSLKTTFVVDDMTTCVDSLWLKEVTSLQNFDEMYADVKNIDTNTPVDYELPTEVFKERLRLMDEKSPFNIEYNPQLENLVKNFLKNRKRSFERLMGISQYYFPMFEEALAKYNVPLEIKYLAIVESALNSKAVSRVGATGLWQFMFQTGKQYGLKIDSYLDERSDALKASDAAARYMSGMYKIFGDWELVLASYNSGAGNVSKAIRRSGGHQNFWNIKKFLPRETQGYVPAFLATMYIFEYHKEHGITPNKAIVNHLATDTIAIKKKMSFKQLADLLDMPVSQIEFLNPSYKMKVVPYVTNQTNFITLPKDKVAVFTSNEDKMYAYVDYEESKREKQYAPKPRVRIVRDSIGVEQKVEEAVAEVETTKTITKTKYHTVRRGDVLGDIAEKYDVSIADIKKWNKMKGNNVQLGKRLKIVSNVDPVLAENTKADKTKTTKQDKSIAQNDKVAKSESNTVTEGKAEEHIVKQGETLTAIAKTYHLYVADLKKWNNLKDSNIKLGDKLRLKASEDEVASTETEKPSDLYVVKKGDNLIEIANNNNVTVEDLKQWNNLVSTNVKVGDKLKVVKGSTQTVVENTKKKSRFEDLKMYVVQKGDSLFIISQKHKTTVAEIKKLNDLQDENIKPGMKLKIKG, encoded by the coding sequence ATGATAAAAAAGATTTTTTACCTAGCATTGCTATCTACATTACCGGCTTTATCAGTAACTGCGCAAGATAATTTTCAATCTGAAAATAATGCTGTAAAGCCTGTTTTAAAACTTTCTTACTTAGACTCATTAAAAACGACTTTCGTAGTAGACGATATGACTACTTGTGTGGATAGTTTATGGTTGAAAGAAGTAACTAGTCTTCAAAATTTTGACGAAATGTATGCAGATGTTAAAAACATCGATACAAATACACCAGTCGATTATGAACTTCCTACTGAAGTTTTCAAAGAAAGATTACGTTTGATGGACGAGAAATCTCCGTTTAACATCGAGTATAATCCTCAGTTAGAAAATCTGGTTAAAAACTTCCTAAAAAATCGTAAACGATCGTTTGAAAGATTAATGGGAATTTCGCAATACTATTTTCCAATGTTTGAAGAGGCATTAGCAAAGTATAATGTTCCTCTTGAAATTAAATATTTGGCCATTGTAGAATCTGCTTTAAATTCAAAAGCCGTTTCACGTGTTGGAGCTACTGGTTTATGGCAATTTATGTTTCAAACAGGCAAGCAATACGGTTTAAAAATCGATTCTTATTTAGACGAAAGAAGTGATGCTTTAAAAGCTAGTGATGCAGCTGCTCGCTATATGAGTGGAATGTATAAAATATTTGGTGATTGGGAATTGGTCCTTGCTTCATATAATTCGGGCGCAGGAAATGTTTCAAAAGCGATTCGTCGTTCTGGTGGTCATCAAAATTTTTGGAACATTAAAAAATTCTTACCTCGTGAAACACAAGGATATGTTCCAGCTTTCTTAGCTACAATGTATATTTTCGAATATCACAAAGAACACGGAATTACGCCTAATAAAGCTATTGTAAATCATTTAGCAACAGATACAATTGCAATTAAAAAGAAAATGTCTTTCAAGCAATTAGCTGATTTATTAGATATGCCTGTTTCACAGATAGAGTTTTTAAATCCGTCATATAAAATGAAAGTGGTTCCTTATGTAACGAATCAAACTAATTTTATAACATTACCTAAAGATAAAGTTGCTGTCTTTACTTCAAACGAAGATAAAATGTATGCTTATGTTGATTATGAAGAAAGCAAACGCGAAAAACAATATGCGCCAAAACCAAGAGTTAGAATTGTTAGGGATTCTATTGGCGTAGAGCAAAAAGTAGAGGAGGCTGTTGCTGAAGTCGAAACTACTAAAACCATAACCAAAACTAAATATCATACGGTTAGACGTGGTGATGTCTTGGGTGATATAGCTGAAAAATATGATGTTTCCATAGCTGATATTAAGAAATGGAACAAAATGAAAGGAAATAATGTTCAGTTAGGGAAAAGATTGAAAATTGTTTCGAATGTTGATCCTGTTTTAGCTGAAAATACAAAAGCTGATAAAACAAAAACAACAAAACAAGATAAATCAATTGCTCAAAATGATAAAGTTGCTAAATCTGAGTCTAACACAGTTACTGAAGGTAAAGCAGAAGAGCACATTGTAAAACAAGGTGAAACTTTAACTGCAATTGCTAAAACTTATCATTTGTATGTAGCCGACTTGAAGAAATGGAACAATCTTAAAGATTCTAACATTAAATTAGGTGATAAGTTAAGATTAAAAGCATCAGAAGATGAAGTTGCTTCAACTGAAACTGAAAAACCATCTGATCTATATGTTGTAAAAAAAGGAGACAACCTTATCGAAATTGCCAACAATAATAATGTTACAGTAGAAGATTTAAAACAATGGAACAATTTAGTTTCAACAAACGTAAAAGTGGGAGACAAATTGAAAGTTGTAAAAGGATCAACTCAAACAGTGGTAGAAAATACTAAAAAGAAAAGTCGTTTTGAAGATCTAAAAATGTATGTAGTACAAAAAGGGGATTCATTATTTATAATTTCACAAAAACATAAAACTACGGTTGCTGAAATTAAAAAGTTAAATGATTTACAAGACGAAAACATTAAGCCAGGAATGAAGCTTAAAATAAAAGGATAA
- the mtgA gene encoding monofunctional biosynthetic peptidoglycan transglycosylase: MAAKKPTPTKNTKQPKKKENLTFWGKVKKFLLKLFIWFNVISILLVLLFKFVPVPFTPLMIVRAFEHNADGKEMVCSHDWVPLDDISMNLQKAVVASEDGLFLKHNGFDFSAMNKAMTGNLKGKKLKGGSTISQQTAKNVFLWQGRSYVRKALEAYYTVLIELIWGKKRIMEVYLNSIEMGDGVYGAEAASRHWFHKSAKNLTKYEAASIAAILPSPRKYKAINSSSYVERRKNKTLRVMRHVGKLNY; encoded by the coding sequence ATGGCAGCAAAAAAACCTACACCTACAAAAAATACCAAACAACCTAAAAAAAAGGAAAACTTAACCTTTTGGGGTAAAGTAAAGAAATTTCTTTTAAAGCTTTTCATATGGTTTAATGTTATCTCTATTTTATTGGTTCTCTTATTCAAGTTTGTTCCAGTGCCTTTCACACCACTTATGATTGTGAGAGCATTCGAACATAATGCCGATGGTAAGGAAATGGTTTGCAGTCACGATTGGGTGCCTTTAGATGATATTTCAATGAACTTACAAAAAGCTGTCGTTGCAAGTGAAGACGGACTATTTCTGAAGCACAATGGCTTCGATTTTTCTGCAATGAACAAAGCCATGACTGGTAATCTCAAAGGTAAAAAATTAAAAGGGGGAAGTACTATTTCGCAACAAACTGCAAAAAATGTTTTTTTATGGCAAGGCCGAAGTTATGTTCGCAAAGCTTTAGAAGCGTATTATACTGTACTCATTGAACTCATTTGGGGTAAAAAACGTATTATGGAAGTCTACCTAAATAGCATAGAAATGGGCGATGGTGTTTATGGTGCCGAAGCTGCAAGTCGTCATTGGTTTCACAAAAGCGCAAAGAACCTTACTAAATATGAAGCAGCATCGATAGCGGCTATTTTACCGAGTCCCAGAAAATACAAAGCCATTAACTCTTCTTCTTATGTGGAGAGAAGAAAAAACAAAACACTACGTGTGATGCGTCATGTAGGAAAATTGAATTATTAA
- a CDS encoding GNAT family N-acetyltransferase, with protein sequence MSIEFKIKSFEALSTVELYEIVKLRIEVFVVEQNCVYQDIDGKDQKAIHVLGYYNGELAAYCRIFDAGYYFDEASIGRVIVSPKYRDMKFGHDLMKVAIEAVENNFNKKQITISAQMYLQKFYESHRFVKTSEMYLEDDIPHIQMKIQK encoded by the coding sequence ATGAGTATAGAATTTAAAATAAAGTCTTTTGAGGCACTTTCTACAGTTGAGTTATATGAAATAGTAAAACTACGAATTGAAGTGTTTGTGGTGGAGCAAAATTGCGTTTATCAAGACATTGATGGGAAAGATCAAAAAGCAATTCATGTTTTAGGATATTACAACGGTGAACTAGCAGCTTATTGTCGCATTTTTGATGCTGGATATTATTTTGATGAAGCTTCTATTGGGAGGGTTATTGTTTCTCCAAAATACAGAGATATGAAATTTGGTCACGACTTAATGAAAGTGGCTATTGAGGCTGTAGAGAACAACTTCAATAAAAAACAAATTACCATATCTGCCCAAATGTATTTACAGAAATTCTACGAAAGTCACAGGTTTGTAAAAACTTCAGAAATGTACTTGGAAGATGATATTCCGCACATTCAAATGAAAATTCAGAAGTAG
- a CDS encoding DUF4349 domain-containing protein — protein MRTPFIILFVAIIFVSCKDAEEGSANSSMQLMKLEMPSKVASSEDANYEAAAVAVDSAAVVVSSPQSQTKIIKTADLRFQSTDLNTSYENLKTGITKYKAIIQNDESGKTDESVYRNLTIRIPSQHFDSFIADISKGVQHFDRKEISQQDVTEEYVDTESRMKSKKKLEERYLQLLAKATKVSEMMEIEKKLAEIREEIEAKEGQLKYMQNRVSMSTINIQMYTYNASESGATVSYGGKIWNSIKEGFNGLSNFMLSIISIWPFILIFVGVFAFIKRRFFKKKG, from the coding sequence ATGCGTACACCATTTATCATTCTTTTTGTCGCCATTATTTTTGTTTCTTGTAAAGATGCTGAAGAAGGAAGTGCTAATTCATCAATGCAATTAATGAAACTTGAAATGCCAAGTAAAGTTGCTTCTTCAGAAGATGCAAATTATGAAGCAGCAGCTGTTGCAGTTGACTCTGCAGCCGTTGTTGTAAGCTCCCCTCAATCACAAACCAAAATTATCAAAACAGCCGATTTACGTTTTCAAAGCACCGATTTGAATACTTCTTACGAAAATCTTAAAACAGGCATTACCAAATACAAAGCTATTATTCAAAATGATGAATCGGGAAAAACAGATGAATCAGTATATCGTAATTTAACAATCCGAATTCCTAGTCAGCACTTTGATTCTTTTATTGCCGATATCAGCAAAGGAGTTCAACATTTCGACAGAAAAGAAATATCTCAGCAAGATGTTACCGAAGAATACGTAGATACCGAATCCCGAATGAAATCTAAAAAGAAACTGGAAGAACGCTATTTACAATTGTTAGCAAAAGCTACCAAAGTTTCTGAAATGATGGAAATAGAAAAAAAACTGGCTGAAATTCGTGAAGAAATCGAAGCTAAAGAAGGGCAACTTAAATACATGCAAAACCGTGTTTCGATGAGTACCATCAATATTCAAATGTACACATACAATGCTTCAGAAAGTGGTGCTACAGTTTCCTATGGAGGTAAAATTTGGAACTCTATAAAGGAAGGTTTTAACGGTTTGTCCAATTTTATGTTAAGTATCATCAGTATTTGGCCCTTTATTCTTATTTTCGTAGGAGTGTTCGCGTTCATTAAACGAAGATTCTTCAAGAAAAAAGGATAA